DNA from Clarias gariepinus isolate MV-2021 ecotype Netherlands chromosome 23, CGAR_prim_01v2, whole genome shotgun sequence:
TGAcaaaaaatatcacatttaaCCTCTAATCTTGTATCACAGATATGTTCATTGTAACACAGAGAGGGTGAGGGGAATCTACAAAGCCCACCTGTAATTGCATTTAGAGCAAAAGTTAGTTTCCCAACCTTATCAATCAGACAAATAAATTTTTCTGCTCCTACCAGTGTTATTATTAGTTCAAGACTTCTgtacatgtttaataaatactggAGCCTCCCCTCAACCACTGTTCCATGAATGTTCTGTTTTAAAGAGCAACTTGAAGACAGATTTAAAAATACTCCCAAATTTCTTTGACCCTGTCGTTAAAAATAACCTTAACAGAGAGGCTTTATAAAGTCTTGCCTTCTTCCCATAATGGATACTGGTGCCATCTATTCCCAAATGACGCACACATACATGGCCATCCACCTGAAATATGATTCAACAGATCAGCCCACCTTTTTAAATTGCATGATGGTCCAGTTCTGACGCACATGTACCCATTATAGGTGCTTTTGACAGATGACCAGGGTCAGCATGGCCACTCTAACCTGTCTGTTCATACATAGCTTCATAtgcagcaagctgtgatgcagtGTTTTATAACACTTTGCTATCAAAACCACCATTAACATTATCAGCAATTTGTACAAAagtagctcttctgtgggatcagatcaGACAGTCTAACCATTACTACCTATGTACTTATTACTAcccatcagtgagccttggccatcTATGATTCGAAACAtaagacctgctgttttggagatTCTCTAAACGAGTTGCCTGtaaatatactgtttataaataaacaacacattttcaTATTATCAGATGACTATATAACATTACAAATGAACTTGACAGACAGTTTTTGGAACATTCAGAAAAGTTCTAGGGGAGTATCAGTGCTAAATGTCACCTCAactttcacaaaataaaaatgaagacaTTTTTGAAACagcaataaatttattttaatgctaaGTAAAGATGGgacatgttttatgttttaatctAATCAGGACAGCAGTCTTTATTAAACCACTTTCACAAAGTGCAAACGGATAATAACCACCAGTGACTCTGGCCTTACAATATgagaaaaagataaaacacGACTAAGCAAATATCCGTTTTTCATTCGATGTCATTTATTCATAGCGTTCTCTACCTCCCGCATTTATCCTTCTCTAGCATTACATTTAGGGGAGGTTCCAactagtaataaataataatcaatgaTAATTGATAAGGAAGAATAAACTGTGCCTTGTTGTAACACTTTACCTGCAATCAGATCAAAGACAAGGAGATGTTTTGTGTTTACAGAGCAAACTGTACTCTCAGGATGAATAATGGTGAAAACCATTAATGCAAAACAATGGAAAGATAAGGGATGAAAGATGTTTGAATTGAACACAGATGGAAAACCCCATGAAGAGCAAATGAAGGTGTGGTGTACACAAAAATTCCTTAATGGAACTTGGTCTGTGGTTTCCACCCTTACATTAAAAGTGACAAAAACACTGGTCCTTTCTTTTAATAACAGAACTGAAGAGACATAAGCATTTCCTCAGGTGTCTGGGCTGTGAGTAACTTTccatcaataatgttttttttgattGGTCAGTGGACATGTGCCGAGCCTGTGCAGCAATCCAGAAATCATGTAGCAACCTACAGGCAAATCTTCAGCTGCATTATGGTACTTTCAGTAGCACCACGATGTTCCTCAGATTCACAGAAGAATTGATTAGGTTTGTCATTTCGTTGTTTTATTAAAGGAATGGGAGCTTACTTTGGTGACTTGATAcccacaaaaaatattttcagccCAGTCCAGTAAGGTCCTGTCTCATTCCTGGGTTATGCTCCGAAGTACGTACTTTACCGTGTAAGCAAAGGCAGCAAAGCCCACTATTACAAACAGGTTCGCAAGCGCTCCGCCAAGGAGTCCATGATTGCGGTTAGCCTGCTGGAGGGCAAGGTGCTGAGGAGCCGCTGCTTCTCCCATAGGGACGTGCCCGTTCATCTCTGGGAGCCCAAAGTGACCCTGCTCTCCATCTGGCACCACGTCTGGAAGCGGCAGAGCCTGCGGCCGTGAACTAAGCTCCTCCTGAGCCTTTTGCTTCTGCTTGATCTCCTGCAAAAAGGATTAAAGCTAAAGTTGACCTCCCATAAAAAAGGCATGGGCATCTACAGAAAGCTAACAAACACATCCATAccagtgctgcacaattaatggcacaaaaatctaaactgtaatAAGAATCTTATCGCTAATAAAAGGATGGAATTTAATATCATTAGAAACTTATGTGGAGCTTGACCTATGCAGATCTGAGATTCAATCACAAACGTCAATCGACTGtgcattgttttaaattaaggtAAGTTAAGCCCTTATTAGTCACAAATTTAACCAGTAGAAAATCTGGACACACCTCCTaatgcaatgttttttgttttatggtttataaactatgaaataatttgtatggcattaggtaattaagtaacaaaaacaacaacagtcagtagtTATTTCaaaacacaaaggtcagctgttctggaactgCTCTTccaagaacagtattatcatGTGCATtaacaaaacccatcaagcaccatgatcaAGCAGCCAGAACTGGCTCTTACgaagaccatcccagaaaaGACCAAAActtctctgctgcagaggagaacttTATTTAGAATTACCTTCCTCAGaaattacaaattaacaaaGCTAGAGCTAGTTACAAGAGCTTTACAAAGcataatgtagaaaaaaaacagtatttttgACTGTATGTGATATGGCACCCATGAAGTAAACAGGGtcaagggtcttgctcaagcgcccaacaatggcaacttggtaaagctggggcttgaaccgctGACGTTCTAatcagtatatataatattttttattaccaaTATGAATATTCAAGGCAGTGGGAAGATCCCTTTTCTGTTAATTTAGCAGTGCTGAGAATTTAAACACAGCTACACTGCACAAATGGACATATTATGCAAGACATGCAAGGTTAAAGTGTGTGCATCCTTTGGACACACGACTAATTCATATCATCATCATagaaaacatttgaattgtcttataaaaaaaagaatgctagtaaaaaaaacgtataaataataataaataaaaaaaacacctaaaagTCTGGCTGGCAGATTGCAAAAGACAATTCTAGATAAAGTGTTTCACGCCATATAAAGAACCACTGAAGGGACCTAGGGAAATTAGTAAAGctatatttaattacttattaaaaTGCGCATGTATGCTGTCAGGAAAGAGGAATTACAGAAACTAACACAGTAACAGATTTGACAAGAGATAAGCTGCTTTTACAAAACTACTTTTTACAAACTGTTATAACTGATCTATACAAAGGATGCAGCTTCATTTTGTAGATTAACCTGATTTAATTAGCCTGTGTATTTAAAAAGGTTgtagttttaaatatttgtaaagaTACAGcctacaaaaatataaaaaaaataacattatacttgtcgattaaaaaaaaaaaatatatatatatatatattatgtgatTTTGTTTTGGTCCCATTACTTGCTGTCTTAAATGTCAAATTATCAAGATGTACAGTTTTgttatgttagttttttttttttttttttaaagcaaatccTGCAGCCCTAGTCCACACTTGCCTTTCTCACTTAAAGTAGGAAAATcggttttaataaataagtgaaCGTATAAAACAAGAGCTCACAGTTTAAAGACTCACCTCAACTACTTCTGGAAACAGTTCACAAAAGACTCTGTCCTTTAAGTTAAAGGCCAAGCTCTGTGCAGACAGCTGTCTTTTCTGATGATAGAGTGGAAAAAgaaattctcacacacacataatatttcttaaaacatactgctttgtttttaaatatttttcataaacaTCCTTTTAATTCTCTTCTTTCAGAGAGATTATACTGGAAGAGTAAACGTACAGTGTAATCCGATGTCTCAATGCTTCCCAACGTGGGACCTTTCTCCACCATGAAACTTAGCAGCCCTGTGAGTATGGTGGACACAGACCAGGCAGGGTTCCACGTGTCTGGATGGAAATCAGTAATGGAGAGGCATAACCTGGAAAGGGTGAAATACACAAGAGTTACAAGAGTTACAGTAGGCCCCATGATCCATAAGCTATGCAGCAATTAATGTCCCACTGAACCAAGCCATTTCATAAAATTTTATAGCAATACATCAATAAAAGCCAtgaattttgtctgaaaaactAAAAGGCCGCAACATAATAAAAAGTTACATAATCTTgcttaattgaataaaaaatctGTTGTATTATTCGACTTGATTGGGAGGGGGGGGGCGAGTTGATGCAAACCTGAGTACATCATCAGACAAGAGAAATCaagtacttaatttttttttaggttatgttgtaaaatattttacctTGTGTTGCACTTGAATCTCCCGTTTGGTGTTATCATATAAATACTAGGTGGCTTGAAGGGAAATTCTCGCGGGAATACCAATTTTCCGTGATAGTATCCAcctcaaaacaacaaacaaaaaaaattcaagttaGGTTATGTGTTAACATGAttccatttatttttgtattattattattattattattattattattatatctattaaaataaaaaaaactaaacatacagaaatattacattttcctaATTCAACATGTGACAGATCTATCACAGGTTTGTCCCACGGTTCCATGAAACAAATTACATCTTTAACCAAATCACACAACGCTGCTTACAAATTGGTAACAAACATGGCACTTAAATACCTTCATAAGGTGTTTTCTCTGGTCCCCGAACAACATAATGCCTAAAAGCGTGAATAAAGACAAGAAATTCCAGCATATATTAAGATAAAGCTaaagtttaaatacatttaaaatgaaccaTACAGGACAACGCGACCATGTCCCTCTTACTACTGTGACATGCCATAAAATCTGTTCACAGTGGATCAAGCAAAAAGAAGGAAATATGATGTACCATTCTAATATATTTGAGGGAAGTGGTTCAGCACAGATGTAAGGCACTGGATCTTTCTTTATTCTGAGGTAATCTTGTTTTAGACGCTGTGTTGCTGTTGTTGGTGCCCTTTTATTCCCGTTGTTGTTCATCTGAAAATAaaggcatgtaaaaataaaacaaattaacctgcaacctttaaaaaaaaagtaaaaataaatcccgacagatttgtcgggatttatttaagtgttagcatttgtgcacgcaggggctgtgtgaagctaaagtaaggggACCCTTCCctttcccccttctcatcttacacagttaaggaagctaaagtaaggagacCCTTCCTTtccccccttctcatcttacacagttacccttcctccacttttTTCACAAGCGCGCACACAATAGAAAAACGGTTTTATcggaaataaaaacaagaaatctctttatcgacactcgattgagcgacacactaatggaatcactgttgtaaagtaaaaatgaaacaaatttacccgcacacacaaacacaaagagcaggctgatacagagagagaaaatggaccATTAACCcctttaatgagacttgcttttgctttacacacgcgctgtacacacacgcatacagacataaaataaagtatgttatacgcacacacacatggtcagtgttgcacggatgttgattataccagtaagagacgcgcacaaagacccagcaggggagaggATTACCctcaattctgcagcgcaagagaaagaaaaacagttggctcagttgtgatcacatgatgcttggcgtcaaaacaaaacgcacatgcgtgatacatgatactcgatacTCTGTACTTGGTTACTCGGTTCGTtctccaagtcaaaatttattaaaaatctttactcacaaactgcgttacttgcaatccgggGTTTCAATGTACATTATACACTAGTTTCACCAGTAATATTGAAGAGACTTCACCATGACACATGACCTACTTTATATACTAATAGTGACACATTAATAGTAACACATGGTTACTCACAGGTCAATCacagaaaagctttttttctgattaagtACTGTACTCAGTTCATGGTAGGTCAGATCTCTTGGTGGCACCGACCTTTCTCAGTACCGCATCATAAAAAAGTAAAGTATGATCTCAAATCTCTTTCATAGCTTTTAAAGACAAGACCAGACCAGTCTTTATTTAAGTCTAGTTACAAGCTAGTTGTGCAAGctaagctaaaataaaaaaaatatatctatatatacagAACTGCATAGAGTCAAAAATTTCTTGATCAGATAACCACCACTACAGTTGCACTGAACAGAAAGGCATCTGTAGCAGTGTTCAAGCGGTTAAAACAGCTGAATATCAAATTCCATTCCTGTCAGGCAAGAACAAAACTCAAAGGCTAGATCAAACTGAAATTTGACAGTTGAAGATGTAAAGATGTAAAGGTtctggtcttttttttccctctagtTGCATGTAACAACATTACATGACGATGTTTCATATCATAGTTTTGGTATTTTTCTACAAatgttcatgtcaaaccaggacttttgattgtgcagaataacaacatAGTCCTAtactcactttatttctctatataataccctgcaacactaatgcacttacgtttcactagtgcttggataccatgaaggtagaaagttttctcagtacgctagagccatgatcagactcctgcttaacgtctgaaacactggcctcccaggaactcctttaatggtgcAAATTTGCAGAAATGGAttagagtgaggtcaggactgtacaggggatgtggaaataactgtgtgcacagttcccacagacacatTTCCCACAAAGTTCtcactgcggctaagagtctgtGTCAACCGGTTTTACATctttattcatgagaaatttcatcacaagttccatttgactttgacttgaacgcctttcatatatgaagaaaaatgttACAGGTATTGTAGTAAATTTTtcatacacattatatttttttaattagaagcACGCGGAAAATGTACCGCAATAAAGCAAAACCTGCACTGTACTGCTATTGTGTCACTTGActtatttggtaaaaaaaacaaaaaacaatcatgTACAAAGTAAATTTGCGGTTGAGAAATGTAATCAGTTTTACACTTTCATTTACCAGAAAGTCCCGGTCTTAACTTCAACGCCCCTTGTAACATTTACCATTAGTGTAAGATATGatgtataaaggaaaaaaacagacatttcaaataaaagaaaaaaaaattaaagaaaaaaagatatcaTAAGCCAAGTTAgctactttttatatatttgtatctattttagttgtatttatttataaatattcttattttttaattatgattaaatCATTGGGTCCACCCAGGACACATGAAACCCAACGGTTGGGTCTAAATTTAGAGCAATAATGAACATTATCTTAAGAAACTTAACAGAAAGACTGAAAtctgttatatttttaaatatgtaaaaaaaaaacgccaaaATCTGACACCACCTTTAACACTCCTACAGTCTGGAGATAATCCAGGTCACTCTGACTGACAAGtttattcaaatttttcaaGATGGATCACTTAAAACCAGCCTGACTGGAGTACAAAGGTGATTCAGGGTCTACTGAATCTTTCCCCAGTGTGTCAGATCTAAATGAAATGGAGTTTTAGGAACACTTGCATACGGAATTAAAATTATCAGGTTAATCTTAGGTTAGAGCCTGCTATATGTCCTGCCCTTCCCTCACTCCTATTTCCGCCTCAGCTAGTTCCCTCACTTTCACAAGGGAAGAGCAAATATTTTGAcactatatttttaaatgaaggaaaacaaaaatccaGCTATTTGTACGAGTTGTTTTGCTTTTCCAGAAAACACCAAACTAACGGCACTGAAGAAGTTAGCATCCGTGCTAACGTTAGTTAGTTAGCAAACCGCTAGCATCCCTCGCTAACTGTCAAACCGTCTCTCTCCGCACGAGCCACATTACTCTAATATTCCACCACATTTCATAATACATACTTACCTCTTAAAATAGTCACAAAGGTTATTTTTATGGTTTAACAGACGAACCGgcgttttttaatatatatagaatttttttaaaccgcgccgagaaaagaaaacacttgGCTAATATGTTAGCCAACTCAGTATTTACATCACGGCTATTAGCCGCCCTACCTTTCCCACCACTATTCCGACAATATCCGCCTCATTAGGGAGGACGCGCACCAGAGCAGCACGCTGATTGGACGATTTTACTGTCAATATTAAACAACAGCCAATCCTAAAATCCTAACAGAGAAGGGCCGGCTTTGTCAGAAAATAGGTAGCCTGAGAGCACGGAGCTAGGTCACATGACCGCTATAGAGCGTGCGCGCATGTGTAACCCAAGTCACGTGGCGAAATGAGACCCGGTGAATGAGGAAAACGTTTATTCCTTCTTTCACCTGATAGTCAGTTATTAACACACTAAcactaaaacacattttaaacattcataaaATGTGTGGTGGAAAAGTAATGGGAATTGAAGGACACTCACTTTATATTGTGAACTGGAAAAATATttcggataaaaaaaaaaaaactcttcctaATGGGAACTGgacaaataaaatacactttGTAATTGGCAAAGAACTGGGGAGAACTTTGGAGGTGGCATGGTGATGTAAAGATTAGCACTGTGTCTTCGCACCTCCAGTGTCTGGGTTCGACTCCCTCCTTGGTTCTGTGTGccggcttggtgggtttcctctgggttcttcagattcctcccacagtccaaagccatgcaaGTTCGATTAaatggcattcctaaattgcccattttgtgtgtgtgtgtgtatg
Protein-coding regions in this window:
- the LOC128511707 gene encoding ubiquitin-conjugating enzyme E2 J2; translation: MNNNGNKRAPTTATQRLKQDYLRIKKDPVPYICAEPLPSNILEWHYVVRGPEKTPYEGGYYHGKLVFPREFPFKPPSIYMITPNGRFKCNTRLCLSITDFHPDTWNPAWSVSTILTGLLSFMVEKGPTLGSIETSDYTKRQLSAQSLAFNLKDRVFCELFPEVVEEIKQKQKAQEELSSRPQALPLPDVVPDGEQGHFGLPEMNGHVPMGEAAAPQHLALQQANRNHGLLGGALANLFVIVGFAAFAYTVKYVLRSITQE